A region of Subdoligranulum variabile DNA encodes the following proteins:
- a CDS encoding ABC transporter ATP-binding protein, whose amino-acid sequence MKQAQTKQARKEKLWGPFLRLYTRFPIPWVYYLAAILLGMLATELALKVADLTIRVNKGELYNAVIIGYVLVSILYALVVGFQNVLSAYGTQKTTLRVRGVVWRAILGLPMMEVEAEGPSNLISCVTNDATQAASALQMLFLSVSSLYALVRACMKMIAFNGQLSLVLVVSIPLAALVFFLTGRLQFIASRRQYEALNTMTAFFSEHIACAKHVKAQGMEEREIEEGLQAIEARYRADLLNVFFGMVQTGLFSLYTRLNTVLIAVGGSQLIRTGHMASTGINDFTTYSGKVEQYESELLTPYQTVKGTQGSLRHVNEILARPSEHLEQGAPLGPSGDIRLQDVRFSFDGEYPVLRGVSCTIPYGKRTAIIGGNGSGKSTVMKLLQGFYRPDSGTITLNGQDLAEVRLDDLRGRFAYVLQNTPLLAGTIRENLIYGARTAPDEAAVIAAAKAAGAHDFIVRLPYGYDTQVGSAGARLSGGQRQRIAIARALLVQPEYLLLDEATASLDHRTAGAVLDSLLDGRVPTVLYISHNMEEVRRADHVIVLRDGQVEASGTPDELARLSPAYRDYAAKQRLEVPV is encoded by the coding sequence ATGAAGCAGGCACAAACCAAACAGGCCCGCAAGGAAAAGCTCTGGGGGCCCTTCCTGCGGCTGTACACCCGGTTTCCCATCCCCTGGGTGTACTATCTGGCCGCCATCCTGCTGGGCATGCTGGCCACCGAACTGGCCCTGAAGGTAGCCGACCTGACCATCCGGGTGAACAAGGGCGAACTGTACAACGCCGTCATCATCGGCTATGTGCTGGTGAGCATCCTCTACGCCCTGGTGGTGGGCTTCCAGAACGTGCTCTCCGCCTACGGCACCCAGAAAACCACCCTGCGGGTGCGGGGCGTGGTATGGCGGGCCATCCTGGGCCTGCCCATGATGGAGGTGGAGGCGGAAGGCCCCAGCAACCTGATCTCCTGCGTGACCAACGACGCCACCCAGGCCGCCAGCGCTTTACAGATGCTCTTTCTGTCGGTGTCCTCCCTCTACGCCCTGGTGCGCGCCTGCATGAAGATGATTGCCTTCAACGGGCAGCTCTCCCTGGTGCTGGTGGTCTCCATCCCCCTGGCGGCCCTGGTCTTCTTCCTCACCGGCCGGCTGCAGTTTATCGCCAGCCGCCGCCAGTACGAGGCCCTCAACACCATGACCGCCTTCTTCTCGGAACACATCGCCTGCGCCAAGCACGTCAAGGCCCAGGGCATGGAGGAGCGGGAGATCGAGGAAGGCCTGCAGGCCATCGAAGCCCGCTACCGGGCGGATCTGCTCAATGTGTTCTTCGGCATGGTGCAGACCGGTCTGTTCAGCCTGTACACCCGGCTGAACACGGTGCTCATCGCGGTGGGCGGTTCCCAGCTCATCCGCACCGGCCACATGGCCAGCACCGGCATCAACGATTTCACCACCTACTCCGGCAAGGTGGAACAGTACGAGAGTGAACTGCTCACCCCCTACCAGACCGTCAAAGGCACCCAGGGCAGCCTGCGCCATGTGAACGAGATCCTGGCCCGCCCCTCCGAACATCTGGAACAGGGCGCGCCCCTGGGTCCTTCCGGGGACATCCGGCTGCAGGACGTGCGGTTCAGCTTTGACGGGGAATACCCCGTGCTGCGGGGCGTTTCCTGCACCATTCCCTACGGAAAGCGCACCGCCATCATCGGCGGCAACGGCAGTGGCAAGTCCACCGTGATGAAGCTGCTCCAGGGCTTCTACCGCCCCGACAGCGGCACCATCACCCTGAACGGTCAGGACCTGGCGGAAGTGCGGCTGGACGATCTGCGGGGCCGGTTCGCCTATGTGCTGCAGAATACCCCGCTGCTGGCCGGCACTATCCGGGAGAATCTGATCTACGGCGCCAGGACCGCCCCCGACGAGGCCGCCGTCATCGCGGCCGCCAAAGCCGCGGGAGCCCACGACTTCATCGTCCGGCTGCCCTACGGCTACGACACCCAGGTGGGCTCCGCCGGGGCACGGCTTTCCGGCGGACAGCGCCAGCGCATCGCCATCGCCCGGGCGCTGCTGGTACAGCCGGAATATCTGCTGCTGGACGAGGCCACCGCCAGTCTGGATCACCGCACCGCCGGGGCGGTACTGGACAGCCTGCTGGACGGCCGGGTACCTACGGTGCTTTACATTTCCCACAACATGGAGGAGGTCCGCCGGGCCGACCATGTGATCGTACTGCGGGATGGTCAGGTGGAGGCCAGCGGCACCCCCGACGAGCTGGCCCGCCTCAGCCCGGCCTACCGCGACTACGCCGCCAAGCAGCGGCTGGAGGTGCCGGTATGA
- a CDS encoding LytTR family DNA-binding domain-containing protein, which produces MTVSNYSMDDLDALLSSSHFYRCYSSFIINLERVERININNDKKLYSVTLDGFDGEIILSREKYKELMAVLRKKYSDLTL; this is translated from the coding sequence GTGACGGTATCCAACTATTCCATGGACGATCTGGACGCCCTGCTGAGCAGCAGCCATTTCTACCGGTGTTATTCGTCCTTCATCATCAATCTGGAGCGGGTGGAGCGCATCAACATCAACAACGACAAGAAGCTCTACTCCGTCACGCTGGACGGCTTTGACGGCGAGATCATCCTCAGCCGGGAAAAATACAAGGAACTGATGGCCGTCCTGAGAAAGAAATATTCCGACCTGACCCTGTAA
- a CDS encoding insulinase family protein yields the protein MSFTRIARRDLPELEAVLWELRHDATGARLVWLDRAEENKTFCIGFPTRPWDDTGVFHILEHSVLCGSTHYPVREPFVELMKSSLNTFLNAMTYPDKTIYPVSSRDERDLHNLMRVYLDAVFHPLLLENPAIFAQEGWHYELDGDRVTCKGVVFNEMKGVFSAPDALLEYEADRRLFPDTCYRWVSGGDPAHIPELSWEGFAAAHRQWYNAGNALIFLDGALDLDAALAILDEALPAGSAGAPLPPLPLQAPVDGGTAVVDYALSDREPLEGHHWLGLGFGAGTFRDREELTALQALCDVLCGDNEAPLRRCLLEAGLARDVTMQLNDGVLQPTLLLTAKHCAGESLSRVEDLLRDTLTGLVQKGLDRARVHATLDNLEFSLRERQGGWMPQGLLLATQVYASWLYGGDPAANLCVEPLFGTLHRRCDEGWFEQLLERVLLDNPHRCRVILRPSHTLGAQRDAAEAARIRAVTDRWTEADRAAARALQDRTRHWQSTPDTPEALASMPRLRPEEVDPRPAVLPTVVETPAGLPVLRHPLPTHGITYLNLYFAAEDLDGEDLCRASFLCELLGALGTDTTPAARLPQRLRATFGSLQSRVEAYGGAEDFSRCRVFFCVSASMLNGKADRGLALLEELLRETRLDDRDKLWAILCQRRADLARQIAQNGNSFAMTRAGAAFRTECAVQEYAGGIACLQWLQAREAEGPDALPALAEQLEALMHRLFTRTRLTVSVTSDAPACAEEAAVRLAEALPAGTRVLPAACAATWPAPAKEGFVLPADIAFAAMSGPFPDANRGTARVMKRVVYLDHLWSNIRVRGGAYGTGMVLRNNGLASLSSFRDPDAAHSLACYRAIPAFLRQYTGDVTGAILGAVAESDPLLCPRDKGKTADARYWKGLSDAALARTRQEILHTTTADVAGYARRMAELTGSSAVCVLGPRRQLEACGAELDTIISL from the coding sequence ATGAGTTTCACCCGGATAGCCCGCCGGGACCTGCCGGAACTGGAGGCTGTACTGTGGGAACTGCGCCACGACGCCACCGGCGCCCGGCTGGTCTGGCTGGACCGCGCCGAGGAAAACAAGACCTTTTGCATCGGTTTTCCCACCCGGCCCTGGGACGACACCGGCGTCTTCCACATCCTGGAGCACTCGGTGCTCTGCGGTTCCACCCACTACCCCGTGCGGGAGCCCTTTGTGGAACTGATGAAAAGCTCCCTGAACACCTTCCTCAACGCCATGACCTACCCGGACAAGACGATCTACCCCGTCTCCAGCCGGGATGAGCGGGACCTGCACAACCTGATGCGGGTCTATCTGGACGCGGTGTTCCATCCCCTACTGCTGGAAAACCCCGCCATCTTCGCCCAGGAGGGCTGGCACTACGAGCTGGACGGCGACCGGGTCACCTGCAAGGGCGTGGTCTTCAACGAGATGAAGGGGGTGTTCTCCGCCCCCGATGCCCTGCTGGAATACGAGGCGGACCGCCGCCTTTTCCCCGATACCTGCTACCGCTGGGTGTCAGGGGGTGACCCCGCCCACATCCCGGAACTTTCCTGGGAGGGCTTTGCAGCCGCCCACCGACAGTGGTATAATGCTGGCAATGCGCTGATCTTCCTGGACGGTGCCCTGGACCTGGACGCCGCGCTGGCCATCCTGGACGAGGCCCTGCCCGCCGGAAGCGCCGGCGCGCCGCTGCCGCCCCTGCCGCTGCAGGCCCCGGTGGACGGCGGCACCGCCGTGGTGGACTACGCCCTGAGCGACCGGGAACCTCTGGAGGGCCACCACTGGCTGGGGCTGGGCTTCGGTGCCGGGACTTTCCGGGACCGGGAGGAGCTGACCGCCCTGCAGGCGCTGTGCGACGTGCTCTGCGGAGACAACGAAGCCCCGCTGCGCCGCTGTCTGCTGGAGGCGGGGCTGGCCCGGGACGTGACGATGCAGCTCAACGACGGGGTACTGCAGCCCACCCTGCTGCTGACGGCGAAGCACTGCGCCGGGGAGAGCCTTTCCCGGGTGGAAGACCTCCTGCGGGATACCCTGACCGGGCTGGTGCAAAAGGGCCTGGACCGGGCGCGGGTGCACGCCACCCTGGACAACCTGGAATTCAGTCTGCGGGAGCGCCAGGGCGGCTGGATGCCCCAGGGGCTGCTGCTGGCCACCCAGGTCTACGCCAGCTGGCTGTACGGGGGCGATCCGGCGGCCAACCTCTGTGTGGAGCCGCTCTTCGGGACGCTCCACCGGCGCTGCGACGAGGGCTGGTTCGAACAGCTCCTGGAGCGGGTCCTGCTGGACAATCCCCATCGTTGCCGGGTGATCCTACGACCCTCCCACACCCTGGGAGCCCAGCGGGATGCCGCCGAAGCGGCCCGTATCCGGGCGGTGACCGACCGCTGGACGGAGGCCGACCGGGCTGCGGCCCGCGCCCTGCAGGACCGCACCCGGCACTGGCAATCCACCCCCGACACCCCCGAGGCCCTGGCGTCCATGCCCCGGCTGCGGCCAGAGGAGGTGGACCCCCGTCCCGCGGTGCTGCCCACTGTGGTGGAAACACCGGCGGGCCTGCCGGTGCTGCGCCACCCTCTGCCCACCCACGGCATCACCTACCTGAACCTCTACTTCGCCGCGGAGGACCTGGACGGGGAGGATCTGTGCCGGGCCTCCTTCCTCTGTGAATTGCTGGGGGCCCTGGGCACCGACACCACCCCCGCCGCCCGGCTGCCCCAGCGGCTGCGGGCCACCTTCGGTTCGCTGCAGAGCCGGGTGGAGGCTTACGGCGGAGCGGAGGACTTTTCCCGCTGCCGGGTGTTCTTCTGCGTGTCGGCCAGCATGCTCAACGGCAAGGCCGACCGGGGCCTGGCACTGCTGGAGGAACTGCTGCGGGAGACCCGGCTGGATGACCGGGACAAGCTGTGGGCCATCCTCTGCCAACGCCGGGCCGACCTGGCGCGGCAGATCGCCCAGAACGGCAATTCCTTTGCCATGACCCGGGCGGGGGCGGCTTTCCGCACCGAGTGCGCCGTGCAGGAGTACGCCGGCGGCATTGCCTGCCTGCAGTGGCTCCAGGCCCGGGAGGCCGAAGGTCCTGACGCCCTGCCCGCCCTGGCAGAACAGCTGGAAGCGCTGATGCACCGGCTGTTCACCCGGACCCGGCTGACGGTGAGCGTGACCTCCGATGCCCCCGCCTGCGCTGAGGAAGCTGCCGTCCGGCTGGCCGAGGCCCTGCCCGCCGGGACCCGGGTCCTGCCCGCCGCCTGCGCCGCCACCTGGCCCGCCCCTGCCAAAGAGGGTTTCGTGCTGCCTGCCGATATCGCCTTTGCCGCCATGAGCGGCCCCTTCCCCGACGCCAACCGGGGCACCGCCCGGGTGATGAAGCGGGTGGTCTATCTGGACCATCTGTGGAGCAACATCCGGGTGCGGGGCGGCGCCTACGGCACCGGCATGGTGCTGCGCAACAACGGCCTGGCCAGCCTTTCCTCCTTCCGGGACCCCGACGCGGCCCACTCCCTGGCCTGCTACCGGGCCATTCCCGCCTTCCTGCGGCAGTACACCGGCGACGTGACGGGGGCCATCCTGGGCGCTGTGGCGGAGAGTGATCCGCTGCTCTGCCCCCGGGACAAGGGCAAGACCGCCGATGCCCGGTACTGGAAAGGACTTTCCGATGCGGCGCTGGCCCGCACCCGGCAGGAGATCCTGCATACCACCACCGCCGACGTGGCCGGGTATGCCCGCCGGATGGCGGAGCTGACGGGGAGCAGCGCCGTCTGCGTGCTGGGGCCCCGCCGCCAGCTGGAGGCCTGCGGGGCGGAACTGGATACGATTATTTCGCTGTGA
- a CDS encoding L-cysteine desulfidase family protein codes for MTEELYGMYTAILTEELVPAMGCTEPIALAYAAARAREVLGAEPDRILARCSGNMIKNVRCVQIPHSGGMTGIEAAVCLGAFGGDADRRMEVLESVTGPDRQQAADFIAAGHCTVEFLDSEIPLHFIVALSRGEDTVEVEVRYAHTNIVSILKNGQSVFSGGEGQPGQAVQTDRSKLTIDAIKEYADTVPLETIRPIFERQIRCNMDIAYEGMSGNYGVGIGRMLRAAYPDSTFSRMRAYAAAASEARMAGCDMPVIINSGSGNQGIASSVPVIVYARENFLPAERLYRALAFSGLLTVHQKEYIGKLSAFCGAVSASCAAGAAITYLDGGTLDQIKATIDNTLANIPGIICDGAKASCAAKIAASLDAAMLAHHLAMAGRSYGAHNGILREDADETISCVGRIGKEGMRETDREIIRLMLQ; via the coding sequence ATGACGGAAGAACTCTATGGGATGTATACCGCCATCCTGACCGAAGAACTGGTACCCGCCATGGGCTGCACCGAACCCATCGCCCTGGCCTATGCCGCCGCCCGCGCCCGGGAGGTGCTGGGCGCCGAGCCGGACCGCATTCTGGCCCGGTGCAGCGGCAACATGATCAAGAACGTGCGCTGCGTCCAGATCCCCCATTCCGGCGGGATGACCGGCATCGAGGCCGCCGTCTGCCTGGGCGCGTTCGGCGGCGACGCCGACCGCCGGATGGAAGTGCTGGAATCGGTGACCGGCCCCGACCGGCAGCAGGCGGCGGATTTCATCGCCGCCGGGCACTGCACGGTGGAATTCCTGGACTCGGAGATCCCGCTGCACTTCATCGTGGCGCTCTCCCGCGGGGAGGACACGGTGGAAGTGGAGGTGCGCTACGCCCACACCAACATCGTCTCCATCCTGAAAAACGGCCAGTCGGTCTTTTCGGGGGGCGAGGGACAGCCCGGCCAGGCTGTCCAGACCGACCGCAGCAAACTGACCATCGACGCCATCAAGGAATACGCCGACACGGTGCCCCTGGAGACCATCCGCCCCATCTTTGAGCGGCAGATCCGCTGCAACATGGACATCGCCTACGAGGGAATGAGCGGCAACTACGGCGTGGGCATCGGCCGGATGCTGCGCGCCGCCTACCCCGACAGCACTTTCTCCCGGATGCGCGCCTACGCCGCCGCTGCGTCGGAGGCCCGCATGGCCGGCTGCGACATGCCGGTCATCATCAACTCGGGCAGCGGCAACCAGGGCATTGCCTCCTCGGTGCCGGTCATCGTCTATGCCCGGGAGAACTTCCTCCCCGCCGAACGGCTCTACCGTGCCCTGGCTTTCTCCGGCCTGCTGACCGTCCACCAGAAGGAATACATCGGCAAGCTCAGCGCTTTCTGCGGGGCGGTGTCCGCCTCCTGCGCGGCGGGGGCTGCCATCACCTATCTGGATGGAGGCACCCTCGACCAGATCAAGGCCACCATCGACAACACCCTGGCCAACATCCCCGGCATCATCTGTGACGGCGCCAAGGCCAGCTGTGCCGCCAAGATCGCCGCCAGCCTGGACGCCGCCATGCTGGCCCATCACCTGGCCATGGCCGGCCGCAGCTACGGTGCCCACAACGGCATCCTGCGGGAGGACGCCGACGAGACCATCAGCTGTGTGGGCCGCATCGGCAAGGAAGGCATGCGGGAGACCGACCGGGAGATCATCCGGCTCATGCTGCAGTAA
- a CDS encoding YitT family protein, giving the protein MERKVPGAVRDVATIVVGSAIFALAFDWLFQPNQIVTGGVTGIGQVLHRLIPVLPVGVIGIAFNVPLFVLLARRQGFRSCLRSFCAMVTGNVMIDLLAAAVSFPPMQNQFLACVFAGVLFGFSIGLQLRAGITTGGSDLAARLLKYRFPHISIGRLCLGIDLVIIAAYAVVFRSVDGALSGIVAMYVSSLAMDTVVYGSTRARMAVIISDKNDALVKTLLAEHFGVTRMAGEGAYRGRSKEVLLTTFRPNQITALKQTVLALDPEAFLIVCDAHEVIGEGFASYSEDAL; this is encoded by the coding sequence ATGGAACGCAAGGTGCCCGGCGCGGTGCGGGATGTTGCCACCATCGTGGTGGGCAGCGCCATCTTTGCCCTCGCCTTTGACTGGCTGTTCCAGCCCAACCAGATCGTCACCGGCGGAGTCACCGGCATCGGCCAGGTGCTCCACCGGCTTATTCCGGTGCTGCCGGTGGGCGTGATCGGTATTGCCTTCAACGTTCCCCTCTTCGTCCTGCTGGCACGGCGCCAGGGATTCCGCTCCTGCCTGCGCTCCTTCTGCGCCATGGTCACCGGCAACGTCATGATCGATCTGCTGGCCGCTGCCGTTTCCTTTCCGCCCATGCAGAACCAGTTCCTGGCCTGCGTCTTTGCGGGGGTGCTCTTCGGCTTTTCCATCGGGCTGCAGCTGCGGGCGGGCATCACCACCGGCGGGTCCGACCTGGCCGCCCGGCTGCTGAAATACCGCTTTCCCCATATCTCCATCGGGCGGCTCTGCCTGGGGATCGACCTGGTCATCATCGCGGCCTACGCGGTGGTGTTCCGCAGTGTGGACGGCGCTTTGTCCGGCATTGTGGCGATGTATGTCTCCAGCCTGGCCATGGACACGGTGGTCTACGGCTCCACCCGCGCCCGGATGGCCGTCATCATCAGCGACAAAAACGACGCCCTGGTGAAAACCCTGCTGGCGGAGCATTTCGGCGTCACCCGGATGGCCGGGGAGGGCGCCTACCGCGGCCGCAGCAAGGAAGTGCTGCTTACCACCTTCCGTCCCAACCAGATCACCGCCCTGAAACAGACGGTGCTGGCCCTGGACCCCGAGGCCTTCCTCATCGTCTGCGATGCCCACGAGGTCATCGGCGAAGGGTTTGCCAGCTACTCGGAGGACGCCCTGTAA
- a CDS encoding ABC transporter permease, whose translation MNKKSGGLADRIPTKVWLLISLAAALVVWTILSVIPVTSRSFPNVIVTIQEIKVMYDRGVLLTDIGSSLISVFAGYLIGFIISLPVAILMAWYVPVRNILQPWISFIRNIPPLAYVPLIVLSAGIGRRPQIITITIATFLIMCITIYQGVMNIDDTLIRAARVLGAKDRDIFIRVIAPASLPFIMTAIRLGASTALTTLIAAESTGAMAGLGMRIRTLNANFDTDPMLLYIIIIGIIGLIIEKVIDFAERKLTGWQEKREA comes from the coding sequence GTGAACAAAAAGTCAGGCGGTTTGGCAGATCGGATCCCCACCAAAGTCTGGCTGCTCATCTCTCTGGCAGCTGCACTGGTGGTATGGACCATCCTTTCTGTGATTCCGGTCACATCCAGAAGTTTTCCCAACGTTATCGTAACCATTCAAGAGATCAAGGTCATGTATGACCGCGGCGTGCTGCTCACCGATATCGGCAGCAGCCTGATCTCGGTCTTCGCCGGTTACCTCATCGGCTTTATCATCTCGCTGCCGGTGGCCATCCTGATGGCCTGGTACGTGCCGGTACGCAACATTCTGCAGCCGTGGATCTCCTTCATCCGCAACATTCCCCCGCTGGCTTATGTGCCCCTGATCGTTCTGTCCGCCGGCATCGGCCGTCGCCCCCAGATCATCACCATTACCATCGCCACGTTCCTGATCATGTGCATCACCATCTATCAGGGCGTCATGAACATCGATGATACCCTGATCCGCGCCGCCCGCGTTCTGGGCGCCAAGGACCGTGACATCTTCATCCGGGTCATCGCACCGGCCAGCCTCCCCTTCATCATGACGGCCATCCGTCTGGGCGCTTCCACCGCGCTGACCACCCTGATCGCCGCCGAATCCACCGGCGCCATGGCAGGCCTGGGCATGCGGATCCGCACGCTGAACGCCAACTTCGATACCGACCCCATGCTGCTGTACATCATCATCATCGGCATCATCGGCTTGATTATTGAAAAAGTGATTGACTTTGCAGAAAGGAAACTGACAGGATGGCAGGAGAAACGAGAAGCGTAA
- a CDS encoding ABC transporter ATP-binding protein, translated as MAGETRSVKVKIDNVKMIFNTRKGQMTALNGVNLDIHENEFITVVGPSGCGKSTLLNIIAGLLQPSSGEVLINGKKVEGVGRERGVVFQQYALFPWLTVKKNVCFALEMRGIKGAEAEKEAMRYLQMVDLEKFADHYPKELSGGMKQRVAIARAYAAEPEILLMDEPFGALDAQTRTQLQTDLLNTWEKKQKTCFFITHDVEEAIILGQRCVIMSARPGRIKNIINIDIPYPRTQETRMSPRFNELKNEIWGEVYKEYLEVRK; from the coding sequence ATGGCAGGAGAAACGAGAAGCGTAAAGGTCAAGATTGACAACGTCAAGATGATCTTTAATACCCGCAAGGGTCAGATGACCGCCCTGAACGGCGTGAATCTGGACATTCACGAGAATGAATTCATCACTGTCGTCGGCCCGTCGGGCTGCGGCAAATCCACTTTGCTGAACATCATTGCCGGCCTTCTGCAGCCCTCCTCGGGCGAAGTCCTGATCAACGGCAAGAAGGTTGAGGGCGTTGGCCGTGAGCGCGGCGTCGTCTTCCAGCAGTACGCCCTGTTCCCCTGGCTGACGGTGAAAAAGAACGTCTGCTTTGCCCTGGAGATGCGGGGCATCAAGGGCGCCGAGGCCGAAAAAGAAGCCATGCGCTACCTGCAGATGGTGGACCTGGAGAAGTTCGCCGACCACTATCCCAAAGAGCTGTCCGGCGGCATGAAGCAGCGCGTCGCCATCGCCCGCGCCTACGCCGCAGAGCCGGAGATCCTTTTGATGGACGAGCCTTTCGGCGCCCTGGATGCCCAGACCCGCACCCAGCTGCAGACCGATCTGCTCAACACCTGGGAGAAAAAACAGAAGACCTGCTTCTTTATCACCCACGACGTGGAGGAAGCTATCATCCTGGGTCAGCGCTGCGTCATCATGAGCGCCCGTCCCGGCCGCATCAAGAACATCATCAACATCGACATTCCCTATCCGCGCACCCAGGAGACCCGCATGAGCCCCCGTTTCAACGAGCTCAAGAACGAGATCTGGGGCGAGGTCTACAAGGAATATCTGGAAGTCCGCAAGTAA
- a CDS encoding ABC transporter substrate-binding protein gives MKKLLATLTAAAMALSLAACSSTSSTATSSSSAAADSSSSTATTEAAEEATSTSQEPITLNIAYMPNYASLVEVVTADQMGYFAEEGITVNLNSFADGPTIIAAMENGSIDIGYIGSGAHKLCINGQAKIFCFAHVGNGDAVMALSDHGITTAADLKGKKVGYASGTSSEAILQQTLAQAGLTMDDIDAYEMDASGIVSAMTSGSLDACALWSPSTLAVQEELGDNVVVLADNLSFADQSASISSWICMSDYATEHRDNLLRFLRALYKAKDYRADPANAEQISQWIADECGLDYDTVYAQRGDAEWLTSQEMIDEINDGTIEKLYQSQQNGFIASGDVAAEVPVDDYVMFDLMLEAAE, from the coding sequence ATGAAAAAACTGCTTGCAACCCTGACGGCTGCCGCCATGGCGCTGAGCCTGGCCGCCTGCAGCTCGACCAGCTCCACCGCGACGAGCAGCTCTTCCGCCGCGGCGGACAGCAGCTCTTCCACCGCCACCACCGAGGCGGCCGAAGAAGCCACTTCCACCTCGCAGGAGCCCATCACGCTGAACATTGCGTACATGCCCAACTACGCCAGCCTGGTGGAGGTCGTCACCGCGGATCAGATGGGATACTTTGCCGAGGAAGGCATCACCGTCAACCTGAACTCCTTCGCCGACGGCCCCACCATCATCGCCGCCATGGAGAACGGCTCCATTGATATCGGCTACATCGGCTCCGGTGCCCACAAGCTGTGCATCAACGGCCAGGCCAAGATCTTCTGCTTCGCCCACGTGGGCAACGGCGACGCCGTCATGGCGCTGTCCGACCACGGCATCACCACCGCCGCCGATCTGAAGGGCAAGAAGGTGGGCTACGCCTCCGGTACTTCCAGCGAAGCCATCCTGCAGCAGACCCTGGCCCAGGCCGGTCTGACCATGGATGACATCGACGCCTACGAGATGGACGCTTCCGGCATCGTCAGCGCCATGACCTCCGGCTCTCTGGATGCCTGCGCTCTGTGGAGCCCCAGCACCCTGGCCGTTCAGGAAGAACTGGGCGACAACGTCGTGGTTCTGGCTGACAACCTGAGCTTTGCCGATCAGTCCGCTTCCATCTCCTCCTGGATCTGCATGTCCGACTACGCCACCGAGCATCGCGACAACCTGCTCCGCTTCCTCCGTGCCCTGTACAAGGCCAAGGATTACCGCGCCGATCCCGCCAACGCTGAGCAGATCAGCCAGTGGATCGCCGACGAATGCGGCCTGGATTACGACACGGTCTACGCACAGCGCGGCGACGCCGAGTGGCTCACCAGCCAGGAAATGATCGATGAGATCAACGACGGCACCATCGAAAAGCTGTACCAGTCCCAGCAGAACGGCTTCATCGCCAGCGGCGACGTGGCGGCGGAAGTTCCTGTGGACGACTACGTCATGTTCGATCTGATGCTTGAGGCGGCCGAGTAA